One segment of Flavobacteriales bacterium DNA contains the following:
- a CDS encoding alpha/beta fold hydrolase, with protein sequence MLNKIVKIHAFNSDQLLPMTWWLIVLLCLIGIYGLIMWLYYLLQERFLFVATTLQLKHTFELASPFEEIFLEGEDGGTIHALHIKSKESKGLILYFHGNTGNLQRWARVAEELTTYDHDVIVVDYRGFGKSHGRRTQELMYADAQRIYEYALKHVSELELVVYGRSLGSGLAVKVAADNDPSKLVLETPYLNMIDVAFYHFPFLPVRFLLRFPFRSDKFIAEVDCPIWIFHGTRDRIVPYSSGLKLYELINEHVEHNMITIPRGRHSNLSNFPLFRDKMNEFLAQ encoded by the coding sequence TTGCTCAACAAGATAGTCAAAATCCATGCCTTCAATTCCGACCAACTCCTACCTATGACCTGGTGGCTCATCGTATTGTTATGCCTGATAGGCATCTACGGATTGATCATGTGGCTCTACTATCTGCTGCAGGAGCGTTTTCTATTCGTAGCCACCACCTTGCAATTGAAGCACACCTTCGAATTGGCATCGCCCTTTGAAGAGATCTTTCTAGAAGGGGAGGACGGGGGTACCATTCATGCTTTGCATATCAAGAGCAAGGAATCCAAAGGGCTTATCCTCTACTTCCATGGCAATACCGGGAATCTACAACGATGGGCCCGGGTGGCTGAAGAATTGACCACCTATGATCACGATGTGATCGTGGTGGATTACAGAGGCTTCGGAAAGAGTCATGGACGGAGGACCCAAGAACTCATGTATGCTGATGCACAGCGGATCTATGAGTATGCATTGAAACATGTCTCTGAATTGGAATTGGTGGTCTATGGGCGTTCATTGGGCTCAGGACTTGCGGTCAAGGTGGCCGCGGATAACGACCCCTCTAAATTGGTCTTAGAGACACCTTATCTGAACATGATAGATGTGGCCTTCTATCACTTTCCATTCCTGCCGGTGCGTTTCCTACTGCGATTCCCTTTCCGCTCAGATAAGTTCATCGCTGAGGTCGATTGTCCTATTTGGATCTTCCACGGCACTCGGGACCGTATCGTTCCATATAGCAGTGGCTTGAAGCTCTACGAACTGATCAATGAACATGTAGAACATAACATGATCACCATCCCCAGAGGTAGGCATAGCAATCTGAGCAACTTCCCACTTTTCAGAGACAAGATGAATGAATTCTTGGCCCAGTAG